One window from the genome of Borrelia parkeri encodes:
- a CDS encoding ERF family protein, which translates to MTKNIINTKIRMRKAVKKQSKQTTRKVTDIIKFEQNSVTNENQSKINFLKSLHSLQMHLSGVAKNLNGYGYKYQDFNEIIREIKNVIKTNNLDIGFMQYPTIKNFDGDLVNVITTTFYSPKSGYSESFDTPIYSEELTSTGVKNQNTLPQLVGSCITYFKRYALVAYLSIESEVDTDASSLEHVQEANQEQASSVDVLPVKSLKKSKGINSINTKTVTKGITEKQSVSHKSITSLKSLPKRILAKYHYYKKLLQSSKRMHSVLGETPFDNLEIIDKFLLQLKNDYDSSILKFFETKPELKTIKYWTELINDYLIYFVT; encoded by the coding sequence ATGACAAAAAATATTATAAATACAAAAATTAGAATGCGTAAAGCAGTTAAGAAACAGAGTAAACAGACAACAAGAAAAGTAACAGATATAATAAAATTTGAGCAAAATTCAGTAACAAATGAAAATCAATCAAAGATAAACTTTCTAAAGTCTTTGCATAGTCTACAAATGCATTTAAGTGGTGTTGCTAAGAATCTTAATGGATATGGATATAAGTATCAAGATTTTAATGAGATAATAAGAGAAATAAAGAATGTTATAAAGACCAATAATTTAGACATTGGTTTTATGCAATATCCAACCATAAAGAATTTTGATGGTGATTTAGTTAATGTTATTACAACAACATTTTACAGTCCCAAGAGTGGATATAGCGAGTCATTTGATACACCTATTTACAGCGAAGAATTAACGTCCACTGGAGTAAAGAATCAAAATACATTACCTCAACTTGTAGGTTCATGCATAACATATTTTAAAAGATATGCTCTTGTAGCATACCTATCAATTGAGAGTGAAGTTGATACTGATGCTAGTTCCTTGGAGCATGTTCAAGAAGCTAATCAAGAACAAGCTAGTAGTGTAGATGTTTTACCTGTAAAATCTCTAAAAAAAAGTAAAGGTATTAATAGTATTAATACTAAAACAGTAACTAAGGGCATAACAGAGAAGCAATCTGTAAGTCATAAATCTATAACTAGCCTTAAGAGTCTTCCTAAACGTATACTTGCTAAGTATCATTATTACAAGAAATTACTACAATCATCTAAAAGGATGCATTCGGTATTAGGTGAGACACCTTTTGATAATTTAGAAATAATAGATAAGTTTTTACTACAATTAAAGAATGATTATGATTCGAGTATACTCAAGTTTTTTGAAACTAAACCAGAACTTAAAACCATAAAGTATTGGACTGAGCTTATAAATGATTATTTAATTTATTTTGTTACTTAA
- a CDS encoding ParA family protein: MDRKKPEIITIASIKGGVGKSVLAVIFSHILKNFNKKVLLVDLDPQNSLTSYFIKYIKSVEGLNVYYMLKEYRNFNLDKYLNKISSKMCIIPSHPILCKFEQEDERYKEQLLEHCINKILSNNNFDYIMIDTPPSLSPLLYNALNVTDKVIIPVQLERWSVEAFPMLMDAIEEVNIFKNKKIDVSIVENQFVKNRNTFKDIEELVLKNYGMFIKGKIHSFNSIKVLINELKEPDMQSMYYKEAQKALEKIVKVR; the protein is encoded by the coding sequence ATGGATAGAAAAAAACCAGAAATAATAACAATAGCATCAATTAAAGGTGGCGTTGGTAAAAGCGTACTAGCAGTTATTTTTAGTCACATTTTGAAAAATTTTAATAAAAAAGTTTTATTGGTTGATTTGGATCCTCAAAACAGTTTAACTAGCTATTTCATCAAGTATATAAAAAGTGTTGAAGGGCTTAATGTATATTATATGCTTAAAGAATATAGGAATTTTAATCTAGATAAATATCTAAATAAGATAAGTAGTAAAATGTGCATTATACCTTCTCATCCAATTTTGTGCAAATTTGAACAAGAGGATGAAAGGTATAAAGAACAATTATTAGAACATTGCATAAACAAGATTTTATCTAATAACAATTTTGATTATATAATGATTGATACACCTCCTAGTTTGAGTCCTTTACTATACAATGCTTTAAATGTTACAGATAAAGTTATAATACCTGTTCAACTTGAAAGGTGGTCTGTTGAAGCATTTCCTATGCTAATGGATGCAATAGAAGAAGTTAACATTTTTAAAAATAAAAAAATAGATGTTTCAATAGTGGAAAATCAGTTTGTTAAAAATAGAAATACTTTCAAAGATATAGAAGAATTGGTATTAAAAAATTATGGGATGTTTATTAAAGGTAAAATTCACAGTTTTAACAGTATTAAAGTTTTAATTAACGAATTGAAAGAACCTGATATGCAATCAATGTATTACAAAGAGGCTCAGAAAGCTTTGGAGAAAATAGTAAAAGTACGCTAG
- the bdr gene encoding Bdr family repetitive protein translates to MNNLAYKIYRTEDLKKEFLNKGFTEEAVDFILLHNDNSNFEVLKEKMNSLEQQIINVENNLKKDIEFTKIEFKREISNLDIKIDNVEKNLQKDITNPEKSLLKEIQNNNAVLLEKFDMLNKVLLENLGVENRMLIVIMAIVLPIIISIVMSLISKFFIG, encoded by the coding sequence ATGAACAATTTAGCATATAAGATATATAGAACAGAAGATTTAAAGAAGGAGTTTTTAAATAAGGGATTTACTGAAGAAGCTGTGGATTTCATTTTACTTCATAATGATAATTCTAATTTTGAAGTCTTAAAGGAAAAGATGAATTCATTAGAACAGCAAATCATTAATGTAGAGAATAACTTAAAAAAAGATATTGAATTTACTAAGATAGAATTTAAACGAGAGATATCTAATCTAGATATCAAAATAGACAATGTAGAGAAGAATTTACAGAAAGATATAACTAATCCAGAGAAGAGTTTACTTAAAGAAATACAGAATAATAATGCAGTACTATTAGAAAAGTTTGACATGTTAAATAAAGTTTTGTTAGAAAATCTTGGTGTAGAAAATAGAATGCTCATTGTTATTATGGCAATAGTACTACCAATAATTATATCTATTGTTATGTCTCTAATAAGTAAATTCTTTATAGGATAA
- a CDS encoding DUF603 domain-containing protein, protein MSRVKKSFDDYIVYFKEGKLNDVSIAKEMGVSRVNVGKMRLRWEEIKDAPEYITGAVKLTIREDTFKNILLQALQSRPRRVILRVSLVWLKVCWDLSL, encoded by the coding sequence ATGAGTAGGGTAAAGAAATCGTTTGATGATTATATTGTGTATTTTAAAGAAGGAAAGCTTAATGACGTTAGTATTGCAAAAGAGATGGGAGTGAGTCGTGTTAATGTAGGAAAGATGAGACTCAGGTGGGAAGAGATTAAAGATGCCCCTGAGTATATTACTGGTGCTGTTAAGCTTACTATTCGTGAAGATACTTTTAAGAATATTTTACTTCAAGCATTGCAAAGTAGGCCCAGGCGCGTGATCTTAAGAGTCAGTTTAGTATGGCTAAAAGTATGTTGGGACTTGAGTTTATAA
- a CDS encoding P12 family lipoprotein has translation MKRSILSVCILTLLCLLSCDINVLNDLLNEVREKVLDESKDNKDLNHKQENQEQKEVVIDDLEEEVVVEIQQDMEVKTVNAEFAESKQVYTYYVQEEIEIKEEDLVPSTDEESKAQAEIENVKRVLGDSEFHQLIEEARKLQTESKQLESDFYRIFSEFQTKLQEQRSISKSNSQTYRTKRQELIKLQNRFNEKRNQIDMFITQIDAGLNERSSAKSFFEQSQETLKEAITKRLKSKLPRNRYLLRRGDSDLVARQAQREAESALKQLESSSMKLIEAMGEKKNIEALIKEAKSYLSNLSR, from the coding sequence ATGAAGAGAAGTATTTTATCAGTATGTATATTAACATTATTATGTTTGTTATCATGTGATATCAATGTCCTTAATGATTTATTAAATGAAGTAAGGGAAAAAGTTTTAGATGAAAGCAAAGATAATAAAGATTTAAACCATAAACAAGAAAATCAGGAACAAAAAGAAGTTGTTATAGATGATTTAGAAGAAGAAGTAGTAGTAGAAATACAGCAAGATATGGAAGTAAAAACTGTTAATGCGGAATTTGCGGAGTCTAAGCAAGTTTATACATACTATGTCCAAGAAGAAATAGAGATAAAAGAAGAAGACCTAGTTCCAAGTACTGATGAAGAGAGCAAAGCACAAGCAGAAATTGAAAATGTAAAAAGAGTGCTTGGAGATTCTGAATTCCATCAATTAATTGAGGAGGCACGTAAGCTTCAAACAGAGTCTAAACAATTAGAATCCGATTTTTATAGAATATTTTCAGAATTTCAGACGAAACTTCAAGAGCAAAGGTCTATTTCTAAGAGCAATAGTCAAACGTATAGAACAAAGAGACAGGAACTAATTAAATTACAAAATAGGTTTAATGAAAAAAGGAATCAGATCGATATGTTCATAACCCAAATTGATGCAGGACTTAATGAAAGAAGTTCCGCAAAATCCTTTTTTGAGCAATCCCAAGAGACTTTAAAAGAAGCTATTACTAAGAGATTAAAAAGTAAGTTACCTAGGAATCGTTATTTATTAAGAAGAGGAGATAGTGATTTAGTAGCTAGACAGGCACAAAGAGAAGCAGAGAGTGCGTTAAAACAATTAGAATCTTCTTCTATGAAGCTAATTGAAGCAATGGGAGAAAAGAAAAATATAGAAGCTCTCATTAAAGAAGCAAAATCTTATCTATCAAATCTTTCAAGATAG
- a CDS encoding variable large family protein, giving the protein MMKRITFCALLMTLFLLMSCGSGQLQAEKLAAESKNTFLDSLVKIGHGFYEIFGIFGNAIGDTFGLTAVKSTDNRSKVGEHFKTIGDGLTTTKNKLKELSNKISETKNANISTIEAVKSVIQGTGEVFDKLIAALTKLAGAVGNTLIGDAADNATAVVAEKASVDAVIESVKKIIEVAKNSGVKIEDGQAGGPVAANAGGEAVAKTGGGASANVGPKLADEVAKADPWAMLDKIKDAKTDGALQAANDNAAGVLATALDAANTGSKTNADLAAAVALKAMTKGGKFSVNSVANEGGAIKAAAASAVNKVLGVLNVVIQRTVSSNLDKIREAVKGIQYSETTTESTEASTTTQLTVTK; this is encoded by the coding sequence ATAATGAAAAGAATTACTTTTTGTGCGTTATTGATGACTTTATTTTTACTTATGAGTTGTGGAAGTGGACAACTTCAAGCTGAGAAATTGGCTGCTGAGAGTAAGAATACTTTCTTAGATTCATTAGTTAAGATAGGTCATGGGTTTTACGAGATTTTTGGCATTTTTGGTAATGCTATTGGTGATACTTTTGGACTTACAGCAGTTAAATCTACTGATAATAGAAGTAAAGTAGGTGAACACTTTAAGACTATCGGAGATGGGCTTACAACTACTAAGAATAAGTTGAAAGAGCTATCAAATAAAATATCTGAAACAAAAAATGCTAATATCAGCACAATTGAAGCTGTTAAGAGTGTAATTCAAGGAACCGGTGAAGTTTTTGATAAATTAATTGCTGCTCTAACTAAACTTGCTGGTGCTGTTGGTAATACTCTTATTGGTGATGCTGCTGATAATGCTACTGCAGTAGTTGCTGAAAAGGCTAGTGTTGATGCAGTAATTGAAAGTGTGAAGAAAATTATTGAAGTAGCAAAGAATTCAGGCGTAAAAATTGAAGATGGACAAGCTGGTGGTCCGGTTGCTGCTAATGCTGGTGGTGAAGCAGTTGCAAAAACCGGTGGTGGTGCATCTGCTAATGTTGGTCCTAAGCTAGCAGATGAAGTGGCCAAAGCAGATCCATGGGCAATGCTTGATAAGATTAAAGATGCCAAGACCGATGGTGCTCTTCAAGCTGCCAATGATAATGCTGCAGGAGTCCTAGCTACTGCGCTTGATGCTGCTAATACTGGATCAAAAACAAATGCAGACCTAGCAGCTGCAGTAGCTCTTAAGGCAATGACTAAAGGTGGTAAGTTTAGCGTCAATAGTGTTGCTAATGAAGGTGGTGCAATTAAAGCAGCAGCAGCAAGTGCTGTAAATAAGGTTTTAGGAGTATTAAATGTAGTAATTCAAAGAACAGTATCAAGCAATCTAGATAAGATAAGAGAAGCTGTTAAAGGAATACAGTACTCTGAAACTACTACTGAATCAACTGAAGCTAGTACGACTACTCAACTTACTGTTACTAAATAA
- a CDS encoding DUF261 family protein — protein sequence MGVHFLCLNYYIEIFKKIRFNINDINNKYHNFVKLEYIRSNCYILLPCSILQSFVINTNMLWENHIYRCISNRFEISKIEIKDLNLKRGKKRIL from the coding sequence ATGGGGGTTCATTTTTTATGTCTTAATTATTACATAGAAATCTTTAAAAAGATACGATTTAATATTAATGATATTAACAATAAGTATCATAACTTTGTTAAATTAGAATATATAAGAAGTAATTGTTATATTTTATTACCATGCAGTATACTTCAAAGTTTTGTTATTAATACAAATATGCTGTGGGAAAATCATATTTATAGATGCATAAGTAATCGATTTGAGATAAGTAAAATTGAAATCAAAGACTTGAACTTAAAGAGAGGGAAAAAGAGGATTCTTTAA
- the bdr gene encoding Bdr family repetitive protein produces MGLAQPVITQQMVIAELTKAGIKRDIAIDLSYRYYRNELTYKDIEFLKENFDIKLEKVEALLQAEIKSVESSLQAEIQRVETTLRSDIRDLDNKINVVENNLNTKIDTKFNELDNKIDTVENNLNIKIDTKFNELDNKIDNVRSELKSDIKDLDNKIDTVRSELKSDIKDLDSKLKLHNWMFGTLITLNIGIFLALMSLLVK; encoded by the coding sequence ATGGGTCTTGCTCAACCAGTAATTACTCAGCAAATGGTTATAGCTGAACTTACTAAAGCTGGCATTAAGAGAGATATTGCTATTGATTTATCTTATAGATATTATCGTAATGAACTGACTTACAAGGATATTGAATTCTTAAAAGAAAACTTTGATATAAAACTTGAAAAAGTTGAAGCTCTCTTACAAGCTGAAATTAAATCTGTAGAGTCAAGCTTACAAGCTGAGATTCAAAGGGTTGAGACAACCTTAAGATCTGATATTAGAGACCTTGATAATAAAATTAATGTTGTTGAGAATAATCTTAACACTAAGATTGATACTAAATTCAATGAACTTGATAACAAAATAGATACTGTTGAGAATAATCTTAACATCAAGATTGATACTAAATTCAATGAACTTGATAACAAGATTGACAACGTTAGAAGTGAACTAAAATCAGACATTAAGGACCTCGATAATAAGATTGATACTGTTAGAAGTGAATTAAAATCTGATATTAAAGACCTGGATAGTAAACTTAAACTACATAATTGGATGTTTGGTACCCTTATTACCCTTAATATAGGAATATTTTTAGCATTAATGTCATTATTAGTAAAGTAA
- a CDS encoding Mlp family lipoprotein, which produces MNKINFILILLLIISSCEYEHRNATPKRRVKRNLEEQAEVQKTPEAVLKEKLNDTEKSNLDFLKDALGDTEKFNQLLNLDEEKIKAALEHIKTQLESCKENAENSKSTFKEVVKGYFSKIDDNTLNGFKDGATSGCVEGGAGG; this is translated from the coding sequence ATGAATAAAATTAATTTTATTTTGATTTTATTACTAATAATTAGTAGTTGTGAATATGAACATAGAAATGCTACACCTAAAAGAAGAGTTAAAAGAAACTTGGAAGAACAAGCAGAAGTACAAAAAACACCAGAAGCAGTGCTAAAAGAAAAGCTAAATGATACTGAAAAATCAAATCTGGATTTCTTAAAAGATGCCTTAGGTGATACGGAAAAGTTTAATCAACTTCTAAATCTAGATGAAGAAAAAATAAAAGCTGCACTTGAGCATATAAAGACTCAACTTGAAAGCTGTAAAGAAAATGCTGAAAACAGCAAATCTACTTTTAAAGAGGTAGTAAAAGGATACTTTAGCAAAATAGATGATAATACACTCAATGGTTTTAAAGACGGAGCAACAAGTGGTTGTGTAGAAGGAGGAGCAGGAGGTTAA
- a CDS encoding DUF603 domain-containing protein, whose amino-acid sequence MAKSMLGLEFINSFSRYLELELKTHNYKIEELELQISNLYKKTLNKKVAHSEEESRELEELKLKLDELKRERELKKMSLYYKPMLKLKATDTDVRSKLQI is encoded by the coding sequence ATGGCTAAAAGTATGTTGGGACTTGAGTTTATAAATTCATTTAGTAGGTATTTAGAGTTGGAACTTAAAACTCATAATTACAAAATAGAAGAATTAGAGTTGCAAATTAGCAATCTTTATAAGAAGACTTTAAATAAAAAAGTAGCACATTCAGAAGAAGAAAGTCGTGAGCTTGAAGAGTTAAAACTTAAACTCGATGAGCTTAAAAGGGAGAGAGAACTTAAGAAGATGTCACTATATTACAAGCCAATGCTAAAGCTTAAAGCTACTGATACAGATGTGCGCTCTAAATTACAAATTTAA
- a CDS encoding DUF226 domain-containing protein translates to MKNVLERLKEKKLEIKDKRDKPIFIKIENKNNKTLYHTKIMNDFYVFGVNKNQKHKFFIAFRGLFDREKIHEFNLFSIKGDDKFLGIYYGYRKPVQNIITRYEENGIMKSYTFSKVYYIEFRFKKGSVFCYLKGISRLIRKERSQTQYGQFLLGLIVNLEKEVYEFYGKKLPKGGLITKWIEKNQK, encoded by the coding sequence ATGAAGAATGTATTAGAACGCCTTAAAGAGAAAAAGTTAGAAATTAAGGATAAAAGAGATAAACCTATCTTTATCAAAATAGAAAATAAAAATAACAAAACTTTATATCATACAAAAATAATGAATGATTTTTATGTATTTGGAGTTAATAAGAATCAAAAACATAAATTTTTTATTGCATTTAGAGGGTTATTTGATAGAGAAAAAATCCATGAGTTTAATTTATTTTCTATAAAAGGAGATGATAAATTTTTAGGTATTTATTATGGGTATAGAAAACCAGTGCAAAATATCATAACAAGATATGAAGAGAATGGTATCATGAAGTCATATACCTTTTCAAAGGTTTATTACATAGAATTTAGATTTAAAAAAGGTAGTGTCTTTTGTTATCTTAAAGGGATATCTCGTTTAATTAGGAAAGAAAGATCACAAACACAGTATGGTCAATTTTTACTTGGACTAATAGTCAATTTAGAAAAGGAAGTATACGAATTTTATGGTAAAAAATTACCGAAAGGAGGTCTTATAACCAAATGGATAGAAAAAAACCAGAAATAA
- a CDS encoding plasmid maintenance protein, with product MKGTKKPTNKHQHKLIVLVSTLNYMNLNLKQYTQSNILYYFNNNMKKNGQKPIKLKTLQSYLYKLEKVLGVTINYYKHLGVNMGTEVYYKLKYSKKECYRIINKHFREKKQERHKKRVNEYLEKTCTKNSSVEKWECFNNNYNNKEEDKNTKTIEKLQVEKYAKKCNFKSNAFLSILSLEADKDFKIQSFKAIKIAENCSYEKTNSIKPNNSRLKNKQKELSKILDEIKANLENEGYDSKQLKIQIQNVYEQYKNKPHFIIEKDKYSDLKKIIEKLKKTVEYTNRNTKENERDIRNNVFSILLEQLRHKVDTSVLVPILKNYLSKQNKLEYSKVFSNHYYYEILELIKDNKDYLQLGESKKITS from the coding sequence ATGAAGGGCACAAAAAAACCTACCAACAAACACCAACACAAATTAATCGTTTTAGTATCTACACTAAACTACATGAACTTAAATCTTAAGCAATACACTCAAAGCAACATACTTTATTACTTTAATAACAATATGAAAAAAAATGGCCAAAAACCTATTAAACTTAAAACTCTACAAAGTTATCTCTATAAATTAGAAAAAGTATTAGGTGTTACAATTAATTATTACAAACACTTGGGTGTTAACATGGGAACTGAAGTTTATTACAAACTTAAATATTCTAAAAAAGAATGTTACCGCATAATCAATAAACACTTTAGAGAAAAAAAACAAGAAAGACACAAAAAACGTGTTAATGAATATCTTGAAAAGACTTGCACTAAAAATAGCAGTGTAGAAAAATGGGAGTGTTTTAATAATAATTATAATAATAAAGAAGAAGATAAAAATACAAAAACCATAGAAAAATTACAAGTAGAAAAATATGCTAAGAAATGCAATTTTAAATCAAATGCTTTCCTTTCTATTTTGAGTTTAGAAGCGGACAAAGATTTTAAAATTCAATCATTTAAAGCCATTAAAATAGCTGAAAATTGTAGTTACGAAAAGACAAATAGCATTAAACCAAATAACAGTAGGCTTAAGAATAAACAAAAAGAATTAAGTAAAATACTAGATGAGATAAAAGCCAATCTAGAGAATGAAGGGTATGATAGTAAACAATTAAAGATCCAAATACAAAACGTATATGAACAATATAAAAACAAACCACACTTTATCATAGAAAAAGATAAATACAGTGATCTAAAGAAGATAATAGAAAAACTTAAAAAAACAGTTGAATATACTAATAGAAACACAAAAGAAAATGAGAGAGACATTAGGAATAACGTATTTAGCATACTTCTTGAACAATTAAGACATAAAGTGGACACGTCAGTTTTAGTACCAATACTAAAGAATTATTTAAGCAAACAGAACAAATTAGAATATAGCAAGGTATTTAGCAACCATTACTACTACGAAATTTTAGAGTTGATAAAAGATAATAAAGATTATTTACAATTAGGAGAATCCAAAAAAATTACTAGTTAA
- a CDS encoding complement regulator-acquiring protein produces the protein MRKNLFIFTLLVVGLVSCDLNSKLLGNKERNKDLSKEVVNSVQGDEAYKEVNINGLEKVVDDIQGDEPAKEDKDVAEKKKLISELKKDTEGLIKVVNKDKAEVEDGNQYGMKDKVFKAVTDTVNNKTLDNDENKEARRLFYSSLGYDKEKIKDFANILKNIETDDTNKGTWIKDIMSAGREHLQSNFEKIIDKVEKSKDKLDKLSLVDLKEVKTKFDEIKSQREAFIKAVGSLISSYKAKTGGIDSDSEKLIKHVEREYKDLITVKIPGMKLVYDKIIGVLDTIK, from the coding sequence ATGAGAAAAAACTTATTTATATTTACATTGTTAGTTGTAGGATTAGTATCTTGTGATCTAAATTCTAAATTATTGGGTAATAAAGAAAGAAATAAAGATCTTTCAAAAGAGGTTGTAAATAGTGTTCAAGGAGATGAGGCCTACAAAGAAGTTAATATCAATGGTTTAGAAAAGGTTGTAGATGATATTCAAGGAGATGAACCAGCAAAGGAAGATAAGGATGTTGCTGAGAAGAAAAAATTAATATCTGAACTTAAAAAGGATACCGAAGGTCTTATTAAAGTAGTAAATAAGGATAAGGCTGAAGTTGAGGATGGAAATCAATATGGAATGAAGGATAAAGTATTTAAAGCAGTGACAGATACTGTTAATAATAAGACACTAGATAATGATGAGAATAAGGAAGCAAGAAGATTATTTTATTCCTCTTTGGGATACGATAAAGAGAAAATAAAAGATTTTGCAAATATTCTTAAAAATATCGAAACAGATGATACAAACAAGGGTACATGGATTAAGGATATAATGAGTGCAGGTAGAGAACATCTTCAATCTAATTTTGAGAAAATAATTGATAAAGTAGAAAAGAGTAAAGATAAACTTGATAAATTGAGTCTTGTTGATTTAAAAGAAGTTAAAACAAAGTTTGACGAAATTAAGTCACAAAGAGAAGCTTTTATAAAAGCTGTAGGTAGTCTTATTTCATCTTATAAAGCCAAGACAGGTGGTATTGATTCTGATAGTGAGAAATTAATAAAGCATGTTGAGAGAGAATATAAAGATCTCATTACAGTTAAAATTCCTGGAATGAAATTAGTATATGATAAGATTATAGGTGTTCTAGATACAATTAAGTAA
- a CDS encoding chromosome replication/partitioning protein translates to MSRIRKKEIVLNSRKTSINQFERDDDKYDEIEYESYKNQIRRITVSDIGNKIELMEILYKIRMKKLYQLDGYKKFEDFLEKFVIARSQAFLYLRLYKRVLSGDLKIEEIKQFGFREAYKRIKKFDIDKNISKENPIKPLRFQLKSQDSYDFYKKNAKLTAFILDDIFSSKKDLLEEFIKNFKSLKG, encoded by the coding sequence ATGTCTAGAATTCGGAAAAAGGAGATTGTTTTAAACAGCAGAAAAACTAGTATTAATCAATTTGAAAGGGATGATGATAAATATGATGAAATAGAATATGAAAGTTATAAAAATCAAATAAGAAGAATTACTGTAAGTGATATAGGCAATAAAATTGAATTAATGGAAATTTTATATAAAATAAGGATGAAAAAACTTTATCAACTTGATGGATACAAGAAGTTTGAAGATTTTCTTGAAAAATTTGTCATAGCAAGGAGTCAAGCATTCTTGTATTTGCGGCTTTACAAAAGAGTATTATCAGGTGATTTAAAAATAGAGGAAATTAAGCAATTTGGATTTAGAGAGGCGTATAAAAGAATTAAAAAGTTTGATATAGATAAAAATATTTCAAAGGAAAATCCAATAAAACCATTAAGATTTCAACTTAAAAGTCAGGATAGTTACGATTTTTATAAAAAAAATGCAAAATTGACAGCATTCATTTTAGATGATATTTTTTCAAGTAAAAAAGATTTACTAGAAGAGTTTATAAAAAATTTTAAAAGTTTAAAGGGCTAA
- a CDS encoding Mlp family lipoprotein — protein sequence MNKYIKLITFCSTVIFYCCDGNKLSSVSNTGFKTQFTNIKKPKIDNQTIKTVTLTDDEKEKFDILINGFDKALELDQYFKIDSNFGAKQSPNFLNWLRLIDISKKKELANLFTIVYDFLKDKKPPELNNLTINQFVINTIVCQNKNQCNNTYNKLAINTFFKDTLIAVCGRGKNNEDIFEYLKKELINPTNNVAGLMGEDRIIQARFSTTQIQALNFLKETLVTQEAHKLADIIRANKAKDLLHLSDITIKETLNHIYSEYSKCNKNAAGKTNFQDKLREYFDNNEVNETTMKQFINTIHSEQCRSAG from the coding sequence ATGAATAAATATATAAAATTAATAACATTTTGCAGCACAGTTATATTTTACTGTTGTGATGGAAATAAACTAAGTTCAGTTTCTAATACTGGTTTTAAAACTCAATTTACTAATATAAAAAAACCAAAAATAGACAATCAAACAATAAAAACTGTTACCTTAACTGATGATGAAAAGGAAAAATTCGATATTCTTATAAATGGATTTGATAAAGCGCTGGAGTTAGATCAATATTTTAAGATAGATAGTAACTTTGGAGCAAAGCAAAGTCCAAACTTCTTAAATTGGCTCCGATTAATAGACATATCAAAAAAGAAAGAATTAGCTAATTTGTTTACTATAGTCTATGACTTCTTAAAAGACAAAAAACCTCCTGAATTAAACAATTTAACCATCAATCAATTTGTAATCAATACTATTGTTTGCCAAAATAAAAACCAATGTAACAACACATACAACAAGCTTGCAATAAATACGTTTTTTAAAGATACTTTAATCGCAGTATGTGGAAGGGGAAAAAACAATGAAGATATATTTGAATATCTTAAAAAAGAATTAATTAACCCAACCAATAATGTGGCTGGTCTCATGGGAGAAGACAGGATCATACAAGCAAGATTCAGTACAACCCAAATACAAGCATTAAACTTTTTAAAAGAAACTTTAGTTACTCAAGAAGCTCACAAATTAGCAGATATAATAAGAGCAAATAAAGCCAAGGATTTGCTTCACTTAAGTGACATAACAATAAAAGAAACCTTGAATCATATATACAGTGAATATTCAAAATGCAATAAAAATGCCGCGGGCAAAACTAATTTTCAAGACAAACTAAGAGAATATTTTGACAACAACGAAGTAAATGAAACAACAATGAAACAATTCATAAATACCATACATAGTGAGCAATGTAGGTCCGCTGGATAA